In Uranotaenia lowii strain MFRU-FL chromosome 2, ASM2978415v1, whole genome shotgun sequence, one genomic interval encodes:
- the LOC129744972 gene encoding splicing factor 3A subunit 2, which produces MDFQNRPGGKTGGGGVASWSESNRDRRERLRQLALETIDLNKDPYFMKNHLGSYECKLCLTLHNNEGSYLAHTQGKKHQANLARRAAKEAKEAPSSMQPEKPRIEPKKFVKIGRPGYRVTKQRDSDNGQQSLLFQIDYPEITDGIIPRHRFMSAYEQKIEPPDRKWQYLLFAAEPYETIAFKVPSREVEKTEGKFWTHWNKDTKQFFLQFSFKLEPKIIPPPPPNMRMAGRPMFNPVPPPPMGVVPVPPHM; this is translated from the coding sequence ATGGATTTCCAGAACCGGCCTGGTGGGAAAACCGGTGGCGGAGGGGTAGCTTCGTGGTCCGAAAGCAATCGAGATCGGCGGGAGCGTCTCCGGCAGCTGGCGCTGGAGACAATCGACCTCAATAAGGATCCCTACTTTATGAAAAACCATTTAGGATCCTACGAATGTAAGCTTTGTCTGACACTGCACAACAATGAGGGAAGCTACCTGGCCCATACCCAAGGTAAGAAGCATCAGGCCAATCTGGCTCGACGTGCTGCCAAGGAGGCCAAAGAGGCCCCTTCGAGTATGCAACCGGAGAAGCCGAGAATCGAAccgaaaaagtttgttaaaatcgGTCGTCCCGGTTATCGTGTGACGAAACAGAGGGACTCGGACAATGGCCAACAATCACTGCTGTTTCAAATTGACTATCCGGAAATAACCGATGGTATAATTCCGCGTCACCGTTTTATGTCCGCATACGAGCAAAAGATCGAACCCCCGGATCGCAAATGGCAATACTTGCTGTTCGCAGCAGAACCCTACGAAACGATTGCGTTCAAAGTGCCCTCGCGGGAGGTCGAGAAGACGGAAGGCAAATTCTGGACCCACTGGAACAAGGACACCAAACAATTTTTCCTGCAATTTTCGTTCAAACTTGAGCCGAAGATCATTCCACCCCCACCCCCCAATATGCGGATGGCTGGACGTCCGATGTTCAATCCGGTTCCTCCGCCGCCTATGGGTGTCGTTCCGGTACCTCCACATATGTAA
- the LOC129744971 gene encoding zinc finger and SCAN domain-containing protein 31-like has product MDHAAKPTFNPIKKRIIVKSTHVGQCRLCLRIISPKLMHEIRAATHNLQRKIIDAVGVSTHEGDKLNKICNNCFNIVDMIHAFRRACLKTNVIHSEKLLLLDTGNWTSLENQKKITDCHDLVKRHSTQIDCLYDYSKAGSDKVESLPAESKPPNIKQIQSEVESLPAESKPPNIKQIQSDSDEDGSDAIDHSLNETKSSLDSWTWTQPVHPLITNKNQIVHSQINYIKYRKQKRIDEKRIVCEICGLVIDKLKYETHKNRHLNKRPYTCKFENCNLSFFAMVSLKRHRKTVHNAKFFECSICLKKLKGSVYWKHQQIHRGEGKVTCKICGKNYFKHYYKTHLATHTGALQYQCDICKQRFLTKQNVQVHRKSKHKDAPDIDYSKLVTTDC; this is encoded by the exons ATGGACCATGCCGCCAAGCCAACATTTAATCCGATCAAAAAACGTATAATAGTGAAATCAACACATGTGGGCCAATGCAGGCTTTGTTTGCGAATAATATCGCCGAAATTAATGCATGAGATCAGAGCAGCGACTCATAACCTGCAGCGTAAAATTATAGATGCTGTTGGCGTCAGTACTCACGAAGGAGATAAGCTGAACAAAATTTGTAACAATTGTTTCAATATTGTGGACATGATTCACGCTTTTCGAAGGGCTTGCCTCAAAACTAATGTAATCCATTCGGAAAAACTATTGCTTCTTGATACCGGAAATTGGACGAGtctagaaaatcagaaaaagatAACCGATTGTCATGATTTGGTAAAGCGACACAGTACTCAAATCGATTGCCTCTATGACTATTCTAAGGCTGGAAGCGACAAAGTCGAATCATTACCTGCCGAAAGCAAACCACCCAATATTAAACAGATTCAGTCAGAAGTCGAATCATTACCTGCTGAAAGCAAACCACCCAATATTAAACAGATTCAGTCCGATAGCGATGAAGATGGATCCGACGCGATCGATCACAGTCTAAACGAAACGAAAAGTAGTTTAGACTCGTGGACTTGGACACAACCGGTGCATCCTCTAATCACTAACAAAAACCAAATAGTgcattctcaaataaattacATTAAATACAGGAAACAAAAACGAATAGACGAAAAGCGCATAGTATGTGAGATCTGTGGACTGGTAATCGATAAACTAAAATATGAAACACACAAAAATCGACACCTTAATAAAAGACCCTACActtgtaaatttgaaaactgcaatttatccttttttgcgATGGTTTCACTCAAACGTCACCGAAAAACGGTACATAATGCAAAATTTTTCGAATGTTCAATATGCCTCAAGAAGTTGAAAGGAAGTGTTTATTGGAAGCACCAACAGATACATCGTGGGGAAGGAAAAGTTACATGCAAAATATGtggaaaaaactatttcaa GCACTATTATAAAACTCACTTAGCAACACACACGGGGGCATTGCAATATCAGTGTGATATCTGCAAGCAGAGGTTCCTCACGAAACAGAACGTGCAAGTGCACCGGAAATCGAAACACAAAGATGCGCCAGATATCGATTACAGCAAGTTGGTCACGACAGATTGTTAG